A region of the Allorhizobium pseudoryzae genome:
GACGAAGCTGAAATACTTGTCGATGCCGATCTCCATGTCGGTCAGGCGTTCCATGATCGTCTGATATTCGCCGATGCCGGCGGTCACGAATTTCACTAGGTAATCGTAGCCACCGGAGACGAGATGGCATTCGATGACCTGATCGATCTTGTCGACCACAGCGAGGAAGCGGGCGAAGTCGACCTGGCGGTGGTTCTTCAGCGTGATTTCCGTGAAGACGGTCAGCGTCTGGCCAAGCTTGCCGAGATTGATCTGTGCCGAATAGCCCTCGATATAACCTTCCGCCTGCAACCGCTTGACGCGCATCAGGCAAGGGCTTGGTGATAAATGCACGAGTTCGGCCAGCTCCACATTGGTGATGCGGCCGTTTTTTTTGCAGCTCGTAGAGGATCTTGATATCCGTCCGGTCGAGTTTCATCATGGGCCTGCCGCCTTCCGTCATTTCTTGCAGCATAAAATTCTGCTGCTTGTGCAAAAGCAAGGTTAGCATATACGGATCGCTTGTCCATCAAGCCGGAAAAGATGAAACGACGCATAAGATTTCGATGCATGACGCGGCACCGGAATTTTCTGCCGCCATGGCGTGAACTGCGGTTCCGCATGCGTTTAGCGAGCGCCTAAGGTGGGCTGAGAGCATAAGCCGACCGGAGTGACACGAGGGTCGACAAGATTATGCTTTAACAAAAACTTGGAGCGCCGATCCGATGCAATCGGAACGAACTGCGCTCTGAGACATGGAGAAGCCGATGCCCGCACCGTTGACCCTCATCGAAACCCCTTCGACCGTGCCGCAAGAGGCAGATGTCGTCGTCATCGGCGGCGGCATTGTCGGGGCCTTCACGGCCTATTTCCTGACGCAGCGCGGGTTGAGGACGGTGCTGCTTGAGAAAGGCCGCATCGGGGCAGAGCAGTCGAGCCGAAACTGGGGCTGGTGCCGTCAGCAGAACCGCGACGCGCGCGAACTCCCCATTGCCACCAAGAGCCTCGATCTGTGGGAGCGCTTCGTGGCCGAGACCGGCGAGGATATTGGTTTCCGCCGCTGCGGCCTGCTTTATCTTAGCAACAACGAAGCCGAAATCGCCGGCTGGGCGCGCTGGCGCCACTTTGCGAAAACCGTCGGCGTGACGACGCATATGTTGTCGGCTGCCGAGACTGCCGAAAAGGGCCAGGCGACCGGTCGCTCCTGGAAAGGCGGCGTCTTCTCGCCGACCGACGGCATTGCCGATCCGTCCAAGGCGGCACCGGCCGTCGCCCGCGCCATGACGAAGCTCGGCGGCACGGTCATCCAGAACTGTGCTGCGCGCGGCGTCGAGACCGAGGGCGGCCGGCTGAGCGCCGTCGTCACCGAACGCGGCACGATCCGCACGAAGATCGCAGTTCTCTCCGGCGGTGCCTGGGCGTCCTCCTTTTGCCGGCAGCTCGGCATCCGCTTTCCGCAGGCATCGATCAGGTCCTCCATCGTCGCTGTCTCAGGCGCTGCAGGCATTCCGCCGGCGCTGCACACGAAGGAAATTTCGGTCACCAGCCGCAGCAATGGCGACTTCACACTCGCCATCAGCGGCAATGCCCGGGTCGACCTCACGCCTCAGCAATTGCGCTTCCTGCCGCAATTCCTGCCCATGTTCGTCAAGCGCTGGCGGCTGCTATCGCCAGGCGGATTCGAAGGAATTCAAAGCGGGCATGAGACGTTGTCGCGCTGGCGGCTCGACCGGCCGACGCCGATGGAGCACATGCGCATCCTCGATCCAAAGCCTGACCAAGCGACGCTGCGCCTCATTCATCGGCGTGCGCTCGACCTTCTGCCGGGGCTGAAGACCACGCAGATCACCGGCACCTGGGCCGGCTATATCGATTCGACGCCCGACGGCGTGCCGGGCATCGGCGAAATCGAGAGCCTGCCGGGCTTTATCCTCGCTGCCGGCTTTTCCGGTCACGGCTTCGGTATAGGACCGGGTGCCGGCCATCTCATCGCCGACCTCGCCTCGGGAGCAGAACCCATAGTCGATCCGAAACCCTACCACCCCTCGCGCTTCGCAAAATCTGCTTGGGGCAAGGTGTCGGAGTTCTGACGACAAGAAAGAAATCTGCCATTCTTCACGTCTCGCCAGAATACCGCAGACCATATCGCTTGATCTTCTCGTTCAACGTTCGTACCGGGATGCCAAGGTCTGCCGCCGTCTGGGCCGTATTGCCGTGATTGATTCCTAAGGCCGCGAGTATGAGGCGCGCTTCGTAATGAGAAACCCGCTCCGGTAGAGGCGCTTCAATGCTGAAGGCGCTTTGCTGTGGTTGCTCCTCATCCAATCCTAACGCGAAGCGCTCGGCTCGGGCTTTCACCTCGCGCACATTGCCGCGCCACTCTTGCTGGAGAAGCCGAACGACAAGGCTTGGCGGCACTTGCGGTTCCGGCCGCCCATAACGCCGCGCCGCAAGAGAAGCGAAATGCCGGAACAACTGCTCGATATCCTCCGCTCGCTCTCGCACCGGTGGAATCCGGACATCCACAGACGCCAGTCGGTAGAACAGGTCCTCACGAAATCGCCCGGCAGCAATCTCGGCAGACAGATCGGTCTTCGCGGCTGCGACAATGCGGACATCCACCGGTCGAAGACGGTTTTCCCCCAATCGTTCGACAACTCGTTCCTGCAAAACGCGAAGGATCTTTGCCTGGAACGGCAAAGGCATGGCCTCGATTTCGTCTAGGAAAATAGTGCCGCCGGTCGCATGCTCAAACTTGCCTTGCCTCTCTGAAAGCGCGCCCGTGAATGCCCCTTTGACATGTCCGAAGACTTCGCTCTCGAAGATGCTTTCCGGCAGGGCGCTGCAGTTGATTGCCACAAAGGGCGCTGGTGCTCGGTGGCTCTGGTAGTGAAGTGCCTGAGCCACCAACTCCTTGCCGGTCCCCGTCTCACCGATAATCAGAACATCGATGTCGACCTGCGCAAGAGCAGCAATTCTTTGTCTGAGGGAGCGAATAGCGGTGCTGTCGCCGATGATTGAGCCTACTTCCTTGTCCTGCTGCACAACCAGCCTTTGCAGGCGACCAATCTCCTGGCTCATCCGCGACTTCTCGATTGCCTTGGAAAGGACGCCGACCAGTCGCTCGGCATCATAGGGTTTTTCGATGAAGTCCTCGCCGCCCCGCTTCAGCGCCTCGACAGCAAGAGAGACATCGCCATGAGCTGTCAGGAGAATGACGGGAAGTCCGGGACACTTGCGCACAACTGAACTCAGCAGCGTCATGCCGTCAACGCCCGGCATTCTCAGATCCGTCAAGACGAGGTCCGGAGGCTGATCAATGATGGCCTTGAAGGCATCGTCGGCACGATCAAAGCTGAGGACCTCGAAACCGTTCACCGTCAGCCAGTCGCTGGCCGCCCGCAGATGATCGCGATCATCATCGATCAGAATGATCCGCCCCTTCTTCACTGAGCCGCCTCCAGCGACGTTTCAGGCCGGTCAGCAACGGGTAGCGAAATGGTCGCGCGCGTGCCACCGGCATTTGCCTCGGCGAAGCGGATGGCGCCCCCGCATTCCTTGATGATGGTGGCGGCGATAGAAAGACCCAATCCAAGTCCCTCGCCGGTCAGCTTCGTGGTGAAGAAGGGTTCCAGGACCCGCTCACGAAGATCGGGGGCGATGCCGCTGCCATTGTCAACAATCGCAATTTCGACCCATTGCAGACCGTGGCGGTGCTCGATCCTAATCTCGGGATCCGGACGGTCCGCAACCGCATCGACCGCATTGAGGAGCAGGTTCAGCATGGCCTGCTCGAGCTTGACCGGCACAGCCATTACGGTGGGGGATGGCGTCTCCCCAGTAACGTCAACGCTCAACCCCAAGGAATTAACGCGTGGTGCAGCGAGCTCAACCACATTGTCGATAACAGTTTCCACACAGACCCGCTCCATGTCCGAGACGTCCTTGCGGGAGAATGTCTTCAGGTGTTTGACTGTTCTTTGCATGCGACGCACAAGTCCACGCGCTTTTTCCAATCGAAGACCGACCTCCTCTTGCGCATGCCTTGAAGCGAGTAATCCGGCTGTGGCGAGTGTCGCATCCAGCGCCGCCAGCGGTTGGCTTACTTCGTGGACGATCGCAGCCGACATTCGACCAAGGGCCGCCATCTTTTCCGAGTGCACAAGTCCTTCCTGGGTGCGGCGAAGCTCTTCTTCAGTGCGTTTGCGGATGGCAACCTCGCATGCAAGGTCACTTGTCCGCTCTGCGACCATCTGTTCAAGAAGCTCACCCTGCCTCAGTCGCATCGCAATCAACTGGCGGCGCTGGTCCATGACATAGAAGCCAGCACTGATCATCAGCCCACTGGCCAGTGTCGCAAGAGCCCAAAGTGATGCGCTGGCAGAGGCTTGGCTCGCATCCGTCGCAGCGATAACCTTCCAACCATCGGGCTGTATCGTCGAGGATAGCGTCACCAGCCTTTGCTCACCATCCAGTTGAATGGCTGCCTGCCGATCGTCATCTGGGAAAGAGCCATCCGTGGCCTTGAAGATCGGCTGGGCGTTTTCGAGGTCAATCCCATCATAGGTCCTCTCCTGAAGAAGCTGGTCGAGGGTCCCGGCATCCAGCCGATGAAGCGGGCGGTATCGCCATTGCGGATCGCCTGCCAGAAACACAAGCCCCGCTTCGTCCGCAATAGCTGTCTTGACACCTGCGGCTTTCCAAGCGGCCTCCAGCGGGGTCAGATCTGCCTTCACCACCACGACGATCGGCGGCCGGCCCTCCAAATCGATACGCGAGGACAGGAAATAGCCTGGTTTTCGGGTGGTGACGCCAATAGCGTAAAAACGGCCCTCGCCCTGCGACAGGGCGTCCAGGAAATAGGGCCTGAAGCTGTAATCATGGCCGACAAAGCTCTGGGGCGTCGCGTAATTGCTGGCGGCAAGCGTTTTTCCATCATGATCAAGAACATAGAGATCAGAGGGCCCTACCTGCTTTACGATCGTTTCAAGATAGTGGTTGGCAAGAGCGATGTTCTGGGGGCTTGTGTCATGCGAGAGCGCGCGGATACGCGCATCCTGGCCCAATATGCGCGGCAATGCACGAAAACGATCGATCTCGGTCACGATCGCCCGGTCGGTCAGGGACAGGTTCTGCTGCAACTGATCCTGCTCCGCACGAAGCAGCATATGATGCGCAATGTGATAGACGGCAACCGGTGCAACAAACGCGCAGAGCAGGATAGACAGCGTCAGGCGGTTGAAAACGGCATTCATCGTCAATCCGCGTCCTTCAAGCTTTCGGGCGGTCAAAGGGCTTGCTGTTCGAAGTGAGCCCTGCCATTACATTATCTGATTTCCGATAAGATGCATCCGCTGCATGAATGGCTTCCGGCAGCGTTCGACCCTGTGTGGGGCACTCAAGCCGCGTTCATCCTCCTCTATCATGCCACACGCCGTAATGCGCGTGGCATGATCCGAGATCATTAGATTCCGGAAGCCGGAGGGACGGAAGGGGCACCATCTGTCGATGACGGGGCATCCTTCTTTTGCCCATCCCGTCGCGAGCTGCGCCAAACAAGAACGGCGAAGATTGCGGCAAAGCCGAAGCCGATCTCATCTGTTAGAGGCAGTGCCGCAAACAAGGTAAACGCTGCTGCGGCAGCAGTCAGCCTCAGGAGTGGCGAGAGTGGAACGGCAACAAATCCTATCACGGCTGCTCCCCACAGGCCGATTGCCAGCGTCGTCTTCAAAACGATGTAGACGACGGCAGTCACATAGCCATAGTCGAGAGCAAACTGTCCGCCGTCCTGGAGCATCAGGGCCGGCGAATAGACTGCCATGAACGGGATCACAAATCCCGCGGCTGCAACCTTCACGGCCTGAAGCGAGATCTTCAGACCGCTTTCGCGTGCGATGGGTGCTGCGGCAAAACAGGCAAGCGCGACAGGCGGAGTAAGATCGGCCAGAATGCCGAAGTAGAAGACGAACATATGGCTAACAATCAGGGGCACCCCGAGTTCAAGAAGGGCCGGGCCAGCGATCGACGAAGTGATGATATAGTTTGGAATGGTTGGTATGCCCATTCCGAGCACGAGACAGGTTACCATGGTGAGCACGAGGGACAGAAACAGGCTGGTTCCGCCGACCGACACGATGAACTGGCCGAATGTATTGGCAGCGCCGGTCAGTGTCATCGTGCCGATGATGACACCCACAAGCGCACAGGCGATGGCAACCGGTAAAGCTGTCTTTGCGCCTTCGGCCAAGGCATCGCGGCAATCGGCGAGTGTCTGTCGGCCACTGGTTCTCAGCGCATTGACGATGATGAGAACCATAAGTGCGGATAGGACAACGGTCATGCCGAATTTGAAGAAGGCTGCGGCCACCCCACCAAGCCCGATCCAGAAGATCATCCGCACGACCATTGAAGGCAGTCGGATGGCAATAGAAGCGCCAAGGATGAGAAGTAGAATGAAGGAAAGCCCAACCGTTCCGGCAAAGAGCGGCGTGTAACCCGAAAAAAGCAACCACACGAGGGCCGCCAGCGGCAGGATGAGATGCCAGCCCTTCTTCAGGGCAGCCGAGGCGGACGGCAGTTCTGCGCGCGGCAGCCCCAGCAGCCCCCGCTTCCCTGCCTCCAAATGCACCATCCAGAACGCCGAGGCAAAGTACAAAATGGCAGGTATCAATGCCGCCTTGACGACCTCGTGATATTCCACACCCAAGGTTTCAGCCATGATGAAGGCAACGGCACCCATGACCGGCGGCATGATCTGCCCACCCATTGAAGCCGTGGCTTCGACGCCGCCAGCAAATGCGGGGCGATAACCGAACCGCTTCATCAGCGGAATGGTAAATTGGCCGGTGGTGACAACATTGGCCACGCCTGAGCCTGAGATTGTCCCCATCAAACCGGATGAGATGATTGCAACCTTGGCTGCACCACCGCGGCGCCCGCCGACGAGGCTCAAAGAGACATCGTTGAACAGTTGGATCATACCCGCCTTCTCCAGGAAGGCGCCGAAGAGGATGAACAGGAAGATATACGACGAGGAGACAAGCGTCGGGATGCCATAAATCCCTTCAGTCCCGTAGGCCATATGGTCGATGACCTGGCCAAAGGAATAGCCACGGTGGTTCAGCGGCGAAGGAAGGTATTCCCCGAAAAGGCAATAGAGAAGAAACACGCCTGCGATGATCGGCAGTGCTGGCCCCATCAGCACCCAGGAGGCTGCGAAGACAATTGAGAGGGCGATGACGCCGAAGACGATGTCTCGATCGAGAGGGTCTCCCGCGCGCAAAATCAAGTCTGTGTACTCGTAGCACTGATAGAACGCAACCGATGCGGCAATGGCAGAACAGGTCCAGGCGGCTACTTTAGTGTTGCGCCCCTTGTTGAGAAGGGCGGCCAGCAACGGGAAGATCAATGCCGTGACGAAGCCGACATGGATGGCGCGCACCAACTGGCTCGGCGGATCAATTAGATGGGCGGCCGTCGCAAGTTGGAAAGCGGAAAAGGCGAGCGCGATAGAGAAGATAAGCCGTCCTTCCGGTGTGCTGGGGAAGGCGGCGGAAAGAGCGTCATGCGCGCTAAGCTCGGCAGCATGACCGTCTTTGGGTGGCAGAGCGGATGTCATCAGGTCCTCCAGACAAAAGCTAGGGGCGGTGACCCTCCATCACCGCCTCGTGGTCGACATGGCTTATAGGAGGCCTTTTTCCTTGTAGTAGCGCTCAGCCCCCGGGTGCAGCGGCACGGGCATGCCGGTGAGTGCATTTTGCACCTTCAGCCCATCGGCCGCTTTGTGGGCCGCAGATAACGCTGGCAGGTTCTCGAAGAGTTGCTTGGTCATCTGGTAGGCAACGTCATCGGAGACATCCGCGTGCGTGATGAGAAAATTGCCTACAGCAACCGTCGCGACGTCAGCCTTCTGCCCTTCATAGGTTCCCGCGGGCACAGTCGCCGCGACGTAGGGGGCACCGAGTTTGCTTGCGATTTCCCCCGGTATGGCGACCAACTGTACATCGAGCGACGCCGCAAGGTCACGGAACGAAGAAACTCCGAGCCCTGCCGATTGCAACGTCGCATCCAGCTGACGGTTCTTCATGAGTTCGACGGATTCGGCAAACGGGAGGTATTCGGTTTTCCCCAATTGCTTGTAAGTCAAACCCGCAGCACCGAGAATGGCGCGTGCATTGAGCTCAGTGCCCGATTTCGGCGCGCCGACCGATAGGCTCTTGCCCTCCAGGTTTGCAAGCGTCGTAACGCCAGATTCGCGGGAGGCCATGATCTGAATGTAATTCGGATAGATTGCGGCGATGCCTCTCAGCTTTTTCAGCGGAGCCTTGAAACCTGCTTCGGCATCCCCCTCCCAAGCCAGCTTGACGGCGTCACCAAGCGCAAACGCGATTTCTCCCCTGCCTTGTTGCAGCAGGTTGAGGTTCTCGACCGAAGCCTTGGTCGCCTGAACCTGGGTTCGGGCACCCTCGATTTTCTCACCGTAAATCTTGGAGAGGGCGACACCGAGCGGATAATATACGCCGGATGTTCCGCCTGTCAGGATATTGATAAACTGATCTGCCTTTGCCGCCGTCGAAGTTGCGATGGCGCCCATCAGACCAAAGGCCATGATTGCTGATTTGCCGATGCTCAGTCTCATAAAAACTCCTCCCAGGATCACTGCGGCTATCTGTCCGCGCATCTTTGGGAGCAAAGTCTGGGCCAATTCTGAGGTTATTGTTTTCATTTAATAATCAGGAATTGAGTGATCGTAGCTGGCAGGATAATGCCAGCAGTTACGAAGAGACAGGCAGGTTTTTGCCAAGCACGCCGAAGCCGAAATCGGGACATTGAGGCGCATAGCAGAGGGTCGAAGGCCATCCTGCAGAACATGTCGTGGGTATCTCCAATAATTGCTGCTGCTCAATGGCGACCCATCGCTCCGGCCAGCAGATCGTTTATGAAAGCCTGTACATGTGTTGACTGCTCCACGGAGCGGCGAGTTATGACTTCGTAGGGCTCACTCTTGGAACGAAGATGCATGGGCAGGATGCTGGCCATGCCGAAGTTTACGAAAAATTCGGCAACGTCGCTGGAGAGCAGCGCGACTGTATTCGGTTCGGCCTGGATCAGTGAAATTGTGGTCAGCGCGGAGCGCGTCTCCATTAGTCCGGAGGGCATGTGGAGCCCGGCCTGTCGAAACTCCTGCTCCAGCAACAGCCGCATGGGCATCGCCGCAGTGTAGACAATCCAGCGGGAATCCTCGAGGTCCGTCAAGCGCACGCGTTTGCGGTCAACCAGAGGGTGAGCGCGATTGGCGACCACTGCCAACCGTTCATCGTGAAAGGCCGTGACATGGTAAAGCTGCGGAGTGGCGATCATGGAGCTGCGCCCAATGATAAGATCGAGCAGACCTCGATCTAACTGCCTGAACAGTTCGACGCTGGTATCTTCCAGAATCTCGAACGAGGTGCGGGGGAAGCGCCTGAGGAAGCTGCTGATGGTTTCCGTCAAATAGGGAACGGCACCCATGATTGTGCCGACGCGCAACCTAGCCCATCCGCTGTCAGATGCCGTGTTGATCTCCTCTTCCATCGCCTTCAATTGTGACAGCATGGTTTTTGCGTGCCGGATCATGCATTCGCCCGCAGGTGTCGGGTTGAGCCCGCGATTCGTCCGGTTAAACAGTTGCGTGCCGGTCAGCTCCTCAGCCTCCTGCAACGCCTTTGTCGCGCGCGGCTGGCTCATGCCAATCAACTCCGATGCCCGCTTGAGCGAACCGTTATCGTCAATGGCTGATATCAAAAGCAATTGCCGCATGGAGAGGCGGATCATCGGATTGGAATAGATGCGCGGCATCGGCTTCAATTTCCATTTTGTTATATCGATATTCAGCAATAGCGGATTTACAGGTGTTTTTCTGCCGTTATTTTCCACAGCCGGATGATTTTACAGTCGCTCTCGCGAGAAACTGTCCCAAGACGTTATCAAATAGGAATACCAGGTAGGGGGAGGCGCATGAGCCTGATCAATTATGTGACGCGGGTCCAATTCGGGTACGGCGAAATCGCAACGCTGAAGGGTGAACTGGAACTTGCCGGGATCACCCGCCCGGTCATCGTCACCGACAAGGGCGTGCGTGCGCTTGGTATTCTGGAACGCATCGAGACCGCCACGGGCATCACTCCAGCTGCCGTTTTTGACGAAACCCCGGGCAACCCGAACGAAGCAGCAGCCGTGAAAGCGACCGCGCTCTTCCGAGAAGCCAAAGGTGACGGTATCGTTGCCATCGGCGGTGGCTCTGCGCTGGATCTTGCCAAGGCGGTCGCCGTGATGGGCGCCCATGAGGGACCGCTGAAGACCTATGCCGTGATCGAGGGGGGCCTCGAAAAGATAACCGCGCGTACATTCCCCACCATTGCCATTCCGACCACCGCCGGTACGGGCAGTGAGGTGGGTCGCGCCGCCATCATTATTCTGGAAGATGGACGCAAGGTTGGACTGCTGTCTCCCTACCTGGTGCCGAAAGCCGCCATCGTCGATCCGGAACTGACGATGAGCCTGCCACCCATGCTGACCGCTGCCACGGGTATGGACGCCATTTCCCACTGCATCGAGACCTATCTCGCCCCCTCCTTCAACCCGCCGGCCGATGGCATCGCGCTGGAAGGCCTGCGCCGCGGCTGGGCCAACATCCGCCTTGCCGTGGAAGAGCCGGGCAACCGCGATGCACGCGCCAACATGGCGATCGTAGCAACCATGGGCGCCATGGCCTTCCAGAAGGGCCTCGGCTGCGTGCACAGCCTCAGCCACTCGCTGGGTGGCCTCAATCCGAAGCTGCATCACGGCACATTGAATGCCATCTTCATGACGCCGGTGCTCGCCTTCAACCGCAGTGCAAAGACCTCGGTTGACGAGAACAAGTATGCCCGCCTTGCCGATACCATGGGCCTTGCTGCTGATGTAGACATTGGCGCCGCCATCGAGGATATGACCCGTGCCATTGGCCTGCCCACCCGCCTCTCGCAGCTGGGTGTTACCGCTGACCTGTTTGACAAGGTGGTAAAGGGAGCGCTTGCCGACCATAGCCACCGAACCAACCCGCGTGACGCTACGGCTGACGATTACCACGCCATGCTTCAGGCAGCACTGTAAGCGAAAGCCCCCCTGGGAGTGACAAGATGACCTATACGCTGCACGGCAAACACCTGATTGCCGGCGAATGGGTGGCAACGCCTGATCGCTTTTACAATGAGCCGGTTTCCGGTGAGCCCGCCGCCTTTTCGCTGGGCACAGTCGAGATGGTCAATCGCGCCGCAGAAGCCGCCGAAGCCGCCTTCTGGTCCTATGGCTATTCGTCAGCCACTGACCGCGCTGCCCTGCTGCGGGCCATTGCGGATGAGATTGAGGCACGGGGTGCCTCCATTACCGAAATCGGCTGCCAGGAAACCGGACTGCCGACCGCCCGTCTTGAGGGCGAGCGGGGCCGCACAACGGGCCAGCTCCGGCTTTTCGCCAGCCACATCGAAAAGGGAGAGTATCTCGACCGCCGTCTTGACTCCGCCCTGCCGGACCGCCAGCCGGCGCCGCGTCCGGAGATCCGGCTGATGCAGCGCCCGATCGGACCTGTTGCGGTGTTCGGCGCCTCCAACTTCCCCCTCGCTTTCTCAACGGCCGGCGGTGATACAGCAGCAGCTCTTGCAGCCGGTTGCCCGGTTGTGGTGAAGGGTCATTCCGCCCACCCCGGCACAAGCGAGATCGTCGCGGAAGCCATCCATGCCGCCATCAGCAAGCTCGGAATCGATCCGGGCGTTTTCAGCCTGGTGCAGGGCGGCAATCGGGATGTGGGCAGCGCCCTTGTCACCCATCCCCTCATCAAGGCCGTCGGCTTCACCGGCTCGCTGGCAGGCGGCCGGGCGTTGTTCAACCTGTGTGCCAGCCGCCCAGAGCCCATCCCCTTTTTCGGGGAGCTGGGAAGCGTCAATCCGATGTTCCTTCTGCCGCAAGCCATAAAGGCACGTGCCGGCGCCCTTGGGGCAGGCTGGGCCGCCTCGCTGACGATGGGCGCCGGCCAGTTCTGTACCAATCCGGGCATTGCCGTTGTTGTGGCCGGCGCGGACGCGGACAGCTTTGTGGCCGCCGCAAAGGAAGCACTCGCGAAGACCGGCCCGCAGGTCATGCTGACAGAAGGCATTGCCCGCGCCTATCAGTCCGGCCAAGCCCGCTTGCAGAACCGCGAGACGGTGCAGCCGGTACATGAGACCGTCTCGGAAGGGCGCAGCAGCAATCCGAACCTCTATGAGACGACGGCGAACCAGTTCCTCGCCGACCATATGCTGTCGGAAGAAGTGTTTGGTCCGCTCGGTCTTATCGTTCGGGTGGAAACAGCCGAGGAGATGCGCCGCATCGCGCTGAGCTTCCAGGGTCAACTGACGGTCACCCTGCACATGGACGATGGCGACCTGCCTCTGGCCAGGACGCTGCTGCCCGTACTTGAGCGAAAGGCCGGACGTGTGCTCGTCAACGGGTTCCCGACCGGCGTGGAGGTTGTCGATTCCATGGTGCATGGCGGCCCCTACCCGGCCTCAACGAATTTCGGCGCCACAAGTGTCGGCACACTGTCAATCCGGCGTTTCCTGCGCCCCGTCAGCTACCAGAATTTCCCGGCGGCCCTGCTGCCGGAAGGCTTGCTTTAACATCACCAACGGCATGTCCCGTCGGGACATGCCTTCTATCTGGAGGAGGAAAACCATGAACCCGTCACAGTCCACGAAGACAGCCGCGCTGACCAGCTTGATACTGGCCGCAGGCATCCTCACGGCGTCGGCCCAGACAACCCTGACACTGACCCATTCCTCACCCGCGGACAGCCACTTTGGCCTTGCGGCGACAGCCTTCAAAAAGGTGGTAGAAGAGAAGTCTGGCGGCACGATCAATGTGGTGATCCAGCGCATGGACAACGAGCGCGAAGCACTGGAAAGCGTGCAGTTCGGCTCTCAGGAATGCGCCATGGGCTCAGCCGGCCCGCTCGGCAATTTCGTAGCCGAGACCCGCGTCCTCGATGTGCCGTTCCTGTTCGACAGTTACAAGCACGCGCGCGGGGTACTGGATTCGGACGTGGGCCAAGAGCTCCTGGCCCTTTTCCCGGCGCATGGTCTTTACGGCGTCGCCTGGCTGGAAAACGGCTTCCGCAATCTGACGACCGGTTCCAAGGCCGTGCATTCGCCGGATGATCTGCGCGGCATGAAAATCCGCACCATGGAAAACCAGGTGCATATGCAGGCTTGGCAGGCCGCCGGCGTCTTGCCGACGCCAATGGCCTTTTCCGAACTGCCTTCGGCCCTGCAGCAGGGCACTGTCGACGGTCAGGAGAACCCGATCCCGGTGATCCTGTCGAACAATCTCGACATGATGCAGAAACACCTCTAC
Encoded here:
- a CDS encoding LysR family transcriptional regulator gives rise to the protein MPRIYSNPMIRLSMRQLLLISAIDDNGSLKRASELIGMSQPRATKALQEAEELTGTQLFNRTNRGLNPTPAGECMIRHAKTMLSQLKAMEEEINTASDSGWARLRVGTIMGAVPYLTETISSFLRRFPRTSFEILEDTSVELFRQLDRGLLDLIIGRSSMIATPQLYHVTAFHDERLAVVANRAHPLVDRKRVRLTDLEDSRWIVYTAAMPMRLLLEQEFRQAGLHMPSGLMETRSALTTISLIQAEPNTVALLSSDVAEFFVNFGMASILPMHLRSKSEPYEVITRRSVEQSTHVQAFINDLLAGAMGRH
- a CDS encoding iron-containing alcohol dehydrogenase, producing the protein MSLINYVTRVQFGYGEIATLKGELELAGITRPVIVTDKGVRALGILERIETATGITPAAVFDETPGNPNEAAAVKATALFREAKGDGIVAIGGGSALDLAKAVAVMGAHEGPLKTYAVIEGGLEKITARTFPTIAIPTTAGTGSEVGRAAIIILEDGRKVGLLSPYLVPKAAIVDPELTMSLPPMLTAATGMDAISHCIETYLAPSFNPPADGIALEGLRRGWANIRLAVEEPGNRDARANMAIVATMGAMAFQKGLGCVHSLSHSLGGLNPKLHHGTLNAIFMTPVLAFNRSAKTSVDENKYARLADTMGLAADVDIGAAIEDMTRAIGLPTRLSQLGVTADLFDKVVKGALADHSHRTNPRDATADDYHAMLQAAL
- a CDS encoding aldehyde dehydrogenase (NADP(+)); this encodes MTYTLHGKHLIAGEWVATPDRFYNEPVSGEPAAFSLGTVEMVNRAAEAAEAAFWSYGYSSATDRAALLRAIADEIEARGASITEIGCQETGLPTARLEGERGRTTGQLRLFASHIEKGEYLDRRLDSALPDRQPAPRPEIRLMQRPIGPVAVFGASNFPLAFSTAGGDTAAALAAGCPVVVKGHSAHPGTSEIVAEAIHAAISKLGIDPGVFSLVQGGNRDVGSALVTHPLIKAVGFTGSLAGGRALFNLCASRPEPIPFFGELGSVNPMFLLPQAIKARAGALGAGWAASLTMGAGQFCTNPGIAVVVAGADADSFVAAAKEALAKTGPQVMLTEGIARAYQSGQARLQNRETVQPVHETVSEGRSSNPNLYETTANQFLADHMLSEEVFGPLGLIVRVETAEEMRRIALSFQGQLTVTLHMDDGDLPLARTLLPVLERKAGRVLVNGFPTGVEVVDSMVHGGPYPASTNFGATSVGTLSIRRFLRPVSYQNFPAALLPEGLL
- the dctP gene encoding TRAP transporter substrate-binding protein DctP, whose product is MNPSQSTKTAALTSLILAAGILTASAQTTLTLTHSSPADSHFGLAATAFKKVVEEKSGGTINVVIQRMDNEREALESVQFGSQECAMGSAGPLGNFVAETRVLDVPFLFDSYKHARGVLDSDVGQELLALFPAHGLYGVAWLENGFRNLTTGSKAVHSPDDLRGMKIRTMENQVHMQAWQAAGVLPTPMAFSELPSALQQGTVDGQENPIPVILSNNLDMMQKHLYLTRHVYSPGIFVCNPDFIAGLTDEQKAAVEEGGKAASAANRARVEQDETAGIETLRKRGIEVVEVTDRDAYRKAMASANAGFESQFGADLLKRIRDWKAQ